The following is a genomic window from Trachemys scripta elegans isolate TJP31775 chromosome 16, CAS_Tse_1.0, whole genome shotgun sequence.
NNNNNNNNNNNNNNNNNNNNNNNNNNNNNNNNNNNNNNNNNNNNNNNNNNNNNNNNNNNNNNNNNNNNNNNNNNNNNNNNNNNNNNNNNNNNNNNNNNNNNNNNNNNNNNNNNNNNNNNNNNNNNNNNNNNNNNNNNNNNNNNNNNNNNNNNNNNNNNNNNNNNNNNNNNNNNNNNNNNNNNNNNNNNNNNNNNNNNNNNNNNNNNNNNNNNNNNNNNNNNNNNNNNNNNNNNNNNNNNNNNNNNNNNNNNNNNNNNNNNNNNNNNNNNNNNNNNNNNNNNNNNNNNNNNNNNNNNNNNNNNNNNNNNNNNNNNNNNNNNNNNNNNNNNNNNNNNNNNNNNNNNNNNNNNNNNNNNNNNNNNNNNNNNNNNNNNNNNNNNNNNNNNNNNNNNNNNNNNNNNNNNNNNNNNNNNNNNNNNNNNNNNNNNNNNNNNNNNNNNNNNNNNNNNNNNNNNNNNNNNNNNNNNNNNNNNNNNNNNNNNNNNNNNNNNNNNNNNNNNNNNNNNNNNNNNNNNNNNNNNNNNNNNNNNNNNNNNNNNNNNNNNNNNNNNNNNNNNNNNNNNNNNNNNNNNNNNNNNNNNNNNNNNNNNNNNNNNNNNNNNNNNNNNNNNNNNNNNNNNNNNNNNNNNNNNNNNNNNNNNNNNNNNNNNNNNNNNNNNNNNNNNNNNNNNNNNNNNNNNNNNNNNNNNNNNNNNNNNNNNNNNNNNNNNNNNNNNNNNNNNNNNNNNNNNNNNNNNNNNNNNNNNNNNNNNNNNNNNNNNNNNNNNNNNNNNNNNNNNNNNNNNNNNNNNNNNNNNNNNNNNNNNNNNNNNNNNNNNNNNNNNNNNNNNNNNNNNNNNNNNNNNNNNNNNNNNNNNNNNNNNNNNNNNNNNNNNNNNNNNNNNNNNNNNNNNNNNNNNNNNNNNNNNNNNNNNNNNNNNNNNNNNNNNNNNNNNNNNNNNNNNNNNNNNNNNNNNNNNNNNNNNNNNNNNNNNNNNNNNNNNNNNNNNNNNNNNNNNNNNNNNNNNNNNNNNNNNNNNNNNNNNNNNNNNNNNNNNNNNNNNNNNNNNNNNNNNNNNNNNNNNNNNNNNNNNNNNNNNNNNNNNNNNNNNNNNNNNNNNNNNNNNNNNNNNNNNNNNNNNNNNNNNNNNNNNNNNNNNNNNNNNNNNNNNNNNNNNNNNNNNNNNNNNNNNNNNNNNNNNNNNNNNNNNNNNNNNNNNNNNNNNNNNNNNNNNNNNNNNNNNNNNNNNNNNNNNNNNNNNNNNNNNNNNNNNNNNNNNNNNNNNNNNNNNNNNNNNNNNNNNNNNNNNNNNNNNNNNNNNNNNNNNNNNNNNNNNNNNNNNNNNNNNNNNNNNNNNNNNNNNNNNNNNNNNNNNNNNNNNNNNNNNGCAGGGCCCTGGCACAGCTGCACCCGCTACCCGCCAGGCGTGTCCGTGGGCACCCGTTCGCCCCCAGCCCCGATGGCCCACGGGCGCCTCTGGCTCCAGCACCGGGGCAGTCATGAGCTGGGGGGGACTGGCTGTGCAGGGAGCGAGGGGCTGGGCACGGCCCCTCTCCTGGCACCGGGACCAGGGCGGCTGAGTCACTGCCCTGGAATCTGCCGGGGAAACCACAAGGCCGGGGCGGTGCCGAGCGCTGCTGCTAActgagctgagctggggtgggaggggggaatccaGCACACAgcaccggggtggggggagagcagtacactgcactgggaggggggagcagcaCACAGtactgggggggggagcagcacacagcactaGGGGGGGCAGGAATCCATCAcacagcactggggggggggggggtgggcagggcgggggggggggggggagggggggggggggggggggggggaaatctagcaCACAAGCCGCCATCAGGGCTGGGCTCACCTGGCCCGTCTCAGCGCTGGGGGCTGGTGACCTTGCCAGGATCCCACACAGGGTCCCTAGTACGTGATGCATCGGGCAGGGCGGGGCACATTTCCCTACCAAGTCACCCtgttttctggggtggggggggctggctCTCTGGGGCCCCTGCCCCACGCaacaccccacccctccatggCCCTGGCGGGGCAGATGAGGGCTACAGGCAGCTCCGTGTAGACCCtaccggggagggggggagggctctgagtatCTGTTGGGGGGGCAACAAAGGAGGAACTGCTCCCCCTACTGGGGGGTGCAGGGTGACGGGTTCCCCCAACCAGCCCCCGCTGTTGTGAGACACCATTTGTAAGAGTCGCAGGAgacacctccccctcccttaTCAGTGGGACCCAGGCATCCGGGCCCGTGCTGTGAGCCATGTgctccccctgcctggagcagcGCCGGCGCCCGAGCTGGGTTTATCATCCCACGCTCCAGGGACCATTCGTGACCCATTGCTCAGCCCAAAGCGCCCGAAGCCAAGGGACACGCCAGAGCCCCCGGCCGGCTCAGGACCTGGGACGTGGGAGAGAAAGGGCAGCCGGGGCTGCGTTGCCAGCCGAGCGTGGCTGTGGCGTGTTTCATGCGTGTGCTGGGCGTGTGGCTCTGTGTGTCCACACCCCAGGCTCTTTGTGGGGCGTGTGTTGTGGATCCCTGGGGTGTTGCGTGCAGGGGCTGGGTGACGGGGTGTtgtgtgtggtgtgggggggtgttgcaTATAGGAGAATGGAGCCTGCTATAGCCCTGCCAAAGCGGTGCACACGTACTCACGCACACACACGCTCACACCTGCACAcgcacgaacacacacacacgcacgcagaCACACTCACACACGCACACTTGCGCTCTCACCCAGTGACAAAGAACAAACCGATGCCCGGGGGCGGCCTGCTGGACCCATCTGCACCAGGACCAGCCGGTGCCCAGGAACCAGACAAAGCCTGTTCTGTCCCTGCCAGGTGTTGGCTGTGCCCTGTGCGGGAGGCTGGCATGTGGGGCGAGTCTCCCCGAACCTTGCTGCATTTGCATTAAGGCCCGTGAGCAGTGGAGGTGCCCTCAGCCCCTTGGCCAACAGCTGGCAGCCAGCCTAGTGCCCCTTCCCCTGCCGAGGCGGCCAGGCCAGGCCCTGAGCGTCCCTTGCTCTCAGGGGTGGGGGGCGTGTGTTCTctagggcactgggcaggggcacCATGGGGGCTGACAGCCCAGTGGCTCtgagctgctgggagcccagggagtgaGAGTCTCCCGCCCCGCAGGGGCACCGCGCCCTGGCACATGGGGCGAGATGCCagagaggctgggagctgggcgttggtggagggggaggggtttgcAGTGGGGAAGCCCCCGGAGAGACCCACAGGCTTTGGCCCTGGAGGGGCCTGGGTTTtcaaccccctccagcaccccaccaCTTCTCTGGCTGCTCTCGGCGCAAGAGTCTTCGCCtctgcagtgccctcctttcgGGGAGCCCCCTTCTGTCTTCTCcagcctccctctccaccccGGCACACCACCTCCCCGCCGCGGCTGCAAGGACCTCTCCTGCCCGCCGGCTCATGCCCTGCGGCCTCCTCTCTCTGCTCATCCAGCACCGTCCGTCCCCCTCTGGCCCCTGTGAAAGCGAGAGCTTCTCCGATGCAGTTCCTGAGTGCTGATGGGGACACGGCTCCTGGACAGGGCCCAGCCCGGGGAGGTTACCCCGGGGTCATGTTGATTGGGGCCCCCTCTCTGGTGCCTGCTtttgggctgggggctggagccacCCTGAGCCCCAACAGCCCCGGGGGAGGCTGGGTAGGATGCAGCTGAACCCAGGGCACTCGCTGCTTCCCACGCCCTAGTGCAAGGTGGTGTCGCTCACACGCCTGCCGTGGGAACCTCGTTGCACCGGGCaaaggggtgtgggtgggtggtgggTAGGAGCAGGCGGGCCCGGGCTGGGCCAGCTAGCATGGGTTAAAGCGCTTAGGAGAGTGCAATGCACAAGCACTGCAGTTGCACGGCTCATCGCACCATTGTCGCACGGCTCATCGCACCATTGTCGCACGGCTCATCACACCATGGCTGCACCGCAGTTGATCTGCCCCGGTGATGTGCCGGCTGCAGGTTACCCTCTTTTCCCCTGCCCCGGACTCCAGCAGCCCTTCCCCCCTGCGATCCCCTCTGTCCGCGCCAGGGGAATTCACGAGTCCTGACCTCCCAGTGTTTCCCTCCCAGCCGCCCTGGTGCGGGCAGAGGCCAGGAGCCCCTGGGCTGCGGGCGGCTGAGTGCGGGGCACGGCCCGGCCTATGCCGCTAAGATAACCTGGCTGGGTTTTTCTTAGCCCCCGCTGCAGCTGCTCCCTGTGGAGCGCCGccgtccccttcctgtttgctctcaCAACAGCCGTGCTCGCAGAGGGGCACGGAGACCCCGAGTGCTGCtgcttgcagaagagaagagcctGTCGCCTCTAGGCCAcgggttcaaatccagcccagggtgGTAACGACCACGGGCCCATGGAGCTCTCTTGACTTTGCTCCCGGGTTGGGGGGCCTGGGCCGGGGATTTGTTGCCCGTTTGGTGGCCTGAATCAAGTGGgtctgggcgggggagggaagagtgggaCTCGAGCCCCTACGGGGGACAGGTGGGAACTGACCCTCGTGGtcgcagtctcagcagagaggccaagggtgTCCCCATGGCGGCTAAAGCCGGGGGCTAGAgagagccaggccctgccccagagcgctCCCGGTCTCAATCCACCAGCCGCGGGGGAGCGTCCTGTCCAGTGCCATAACCCCTGGCTCGCAGGCTCCCCTCTCCCTTAGCTGGCCCCCGGTACAGCAGGGGTGGGTTTGTGGCTAGTGGTCTCGCTCCCAAGGGCCGTCAGTCGCCTCTCCGCAGGGTCGGGAAGTGCAGGGGCTCTAAGCGAGGCTCCTGTGAGTGCCGGGCGTGTGGGAGGCAGACGCTGGGGGCCGGTGGCCCACTCTGGCTGCATGCATGTGGGGGGCAGCTGGTCGCGTGTCCAGGGGCCGATTTAAACCGCAGGATTTGTCCCAGCCACGCGAGCGCATCCCCTGGGCGGGGAGCAGATCCTGCTGGGACCTCCACAGCTGAGGCCACTTCTGATTTCCTGGTCCCCCTCCCGCTGCACTCAGCACCAGCCTCCATCCCTGTGCCGTGTGAGAGCGGAGCGGGCGCTGCTGGGCACTGGACGGATGGAGGAGAACTTGCTGCCCTATGCCCGCCAATGCCACCTGTCCCCATGCCCCCGTGCGCCCTGCAGAGCAGTGTGAGAGTCCAGCCCCCTCACGCAGCTGCAAAGCCAAGGTGCTGTGTGGATCCCGCTGAACTGTAACCCCCGGGAGCACCCAGCATCCTTGATAAACCCCGGCTTCCTCCTCCCTGCCACGCAGATCCCCCAGGAAAGGCTGAAACAGGGTCCTGTGGGTCTCCtggcccccgccctgccccccgccccgtgTCCagcggtgaatttcacccagcacGCTGACAGCATaactcccctgagcacacccagCTTGGATGCAAATTGCAATTTTTGTGGCTTCCCGCTCCATCCCTGAGAAATCAAACCACCCCCGGAGCATGCAAACCAAGCGTGCAATTTcctgcccactccctccccagggCCCCAGAGTCACGGAGAGGTGAAGGCGATGGCGCACCTCCCGCCCCGTACAAGGGCCTGGAGTCAGGAGCCGCTTGGGCGGAAGCAGGACATAAGTCTTTGCATTGGGGGGTTTCACCTCTAGTGAGTTTCAGGGCTGATGGCTACTGGAGTCCCACGTCCTTTAACACTCGTGCAGGGAGCGCATGAGTGACGCCCTGGcgagctctccccagccccaggccggACCGTCTGTCTGGTGGCCCCTCTCTCTGCAGGCCAGTCACCCACCCTGCGCTCGTGGGATTTCACAAAACAACATGCCTGGGCTCTGTTTATTCGCCTGGGGGCTTCTGCGCTATTCAGGGTTGCGTTTCCCACCCGCTCTCTGCAGACGACTCAAGCTAGAAAGTTATCGATCGTTTTACAACAagccaccagctgctgctctagTGACCGGACTGTGGGAGCCGGGCCTGTACGGGGAAACCCACCAACTCTTTGTGAGATGCCTCGACCGCGCGGGTGGCTTTTGTTACCCGGGCCCGTGTCGCTCAGATCCGGCCTGGGATGAAACCGAACTCGCCAGCTCTCTGGAGCAAGGGCTGTCTGCTTTGTCCAGCGCCAAGCCCCTCAAGTCGAGAGTGAGAGACACGAGGAGTCCGGCTGTTTAGCCGATCACAGCGTCTAAGTGCCTTCCTGGTACTAAAGGGCCCATTAGCCAAGCAGAGAAGGCAGCGCGAAGCCAGGCAAAAGTCATTTAGGAATAAAGCACCAGGGGGATTCACGGCTGCGGTGGAGTTTCCATTGCTGGAGGCCGGACCCAGGCAGAGCTAGGAGTTGAGGACCGGGGCGAGCGGGTGAAATGCTCTGGCTGGGGCGGTGGGTTAGATGGGCTCATGGTTCCCTCTGCTCTGAAAACCTAGGAAACGCTGATCCTTGAAGGGGTTTCCCAGGCTCTGATCTGACACCCCTAGGAAGTAGCTCAGCTCACTACCCAGCCTCGGCTGGTTTCAAACCGGTGACTGAGAGGTGAGAAAAAAAAGCTACTGTGGGCCGAGCCCTCGATCCTGCCCCGGGCATGACTCAGCCCCCGCATCCTGCCCTGTGGCAGAACCGGAGAGCCCAGCTCACGTTTCAGGTGCACGGGATCCACCCGGCTGCCACCTTCTAATCAAACAGCCGCTCGCTATTGTGGGGCTGGGCAAACAGGAGTGACAATAGCGGCCACCCAGCCCAGCAAACACTGCTGCTCCCAGAGCCAAGGGATGTGCAACCGGCAGCAAAcagggcccagcctgccaggggcccgGGAACTGGGGGTAACTGCGCCTTCCAGAGCAATTCTGCTGAGCCCATGATGTTTGATAGGGGCTGTCTGATCACATGTTGGGCCACGTTCCTCCCTGGGGACCGGTGACACAAGGGGGCGAGACCGGGCGACTGGGGCGATATTTGAGCAGGGGGTCCCCACGTCCGATCCGGCAGCCCCGGTGCACTGATGGTGGAGACCTTGCCTGCCTGTCTGGGCTGCTGGGAACTCTCTGTGCTGGGAGAGTCCCCCGGGCCAGTGAGATCCGGCTCTCTTGCCTGTAACCACGGNNNNNNNNNNNNNNNNNNNNNNNNNNNNNNNNNNNNNNNNNNNNNNNNNNNNNNNNNNNNNNNNNNNNNNNNNNNNNNNNNNNNNNNNNNNNNNNNNNNNNNNNNNNNNNNNNNNNNNNNNNNNNNNNNNNNNNNNNNNNNNNNNNNNNNNNNNNNNNNNNNNNNNNNNNNNNNNNNNNNNNNNNNNNNNNNNNNNNNNNNNNNNNNNNNNNNNNNNNNNNNNNNNNNNNNNNNNNNNNNNNNNNNNNNNNNNNNNNNNNNNNNNNNNNNNNNNNNNNNNNNNNNNNNNNNNNNNNNNNNNNNNNNNNNNNNNNNNNNNNNNNNNNNNNNNNNNNNNNNNNNNNNNNNNNNNNNNNNNNNNNNNNNNNNNNNNNNNNNNNNNNNNNNNNNNNNNNNNNNNNNNNNNNNNNNNNNNNNNNNNNNNNNNNNNNNNNNNNNNNNNNNNNNNNNNNNNNNNNNNNNNNNNNNNNNNNNNNNNNNNNNNNNNNNNNNNNNNNNNNNNNNNNNNNNNNNNNNNNNNNNNNNNNNNNNNNNNNNNNNNNNNNNNNNNNNNNNNNNNNNNNNNNNNNNNNNNNNNNNNNNNNNNNNNNNNNNNNNNNNNNNNNNNNNNNNNNNNNNNNNNNNNNNNNNNNNNNNNNNNNNNNNNNNNNNNNNNNNNNNNNNNNNNNNNNNNNNNNNNNNNNNNNNNNNNNNNNNNNNNNNNNNNNNNNNNNNNNNNNNNNNNNNNNNNNNNNNNNNNNNNNNNNNNNNNNNNNNNNNNNNNNNNNNNNNNNNNNNNNNNNNNNNNNNNNNNNNNNNNNNNNNNNNNNNNNNNNNNNNNNNNNNNNNNNNNNNNNNNNNNNNNNNNNNNNNNNNNNNNNNNNNNNNNNNNNNNNNNNNNNNNNNNNNNNNNNNNNNNNNNNNNNNNNNNNNNNNNNNNNNNNNNNNNNNNNNNNNNNNNNNNNNNNNNNNNNNNNNNNNNNNNNNNNNNNNNNNNNNNNNNNNNNNNNNNNNNNNNNNNNNNNNNNNNNNNNNNNNNNNNNNNNNNNNNNNNNNNNNNNNNNNNNNNNNNNNNNNNNNNNNNNNNNNNNNNNNNNNNNNNNNNNNNNNNNNNNNNNNNNNNNNNNNNNNNNNNNNNNNNNNNNNNNNNNNNNNNNNNNNNNNNNNNNNNNNNNNNNNNNNNNNNNNNNNNNNNNNNNNNNNNNNNNNNNNNNNNNNNNNNNNNNNNNNNNNNNNNNNNNNNNNNNNNNNNNNNNNNNNNNNNNNNNNNNNNNNNNNNNNNNNNNNNNNNNNNNNNNNNNNNNNNNNNNNNNNNNNNNNNNNNNNNNNNNNNNNNNNNNNNNNNNNNNNNNNNNNNNNNNNNNNNNNNNNNNNNNNNNNNNNNNNNNNNNNNNNNNNNNNNNNNNNNNNNNNNNNNNNNNNNNNNNNNNNNNNNNNNNNNNNNNNNNNNNNNNNNNNNNNNNNNNNNNNNNNNNNNNNNNNNNNNNNNNNNNNNNNNNNNNNNNNNNNNNNNNNNNNNNNNNNNNNNNNNNNNNNNNNNNNNNNNNNNNNNNNNNNNNNNNNNNNNNNNNNNNNNNNNNNNNNNNNNNNNNNNNNNNNNNNNNNNNNNNNNNNNNNNNNNNNNNNNNNNNNNNNNNNNNNNNNNNNNNNNNNNNNNNNNNNNNNNNNNNNNNNNNNNNNNNNNNNNNNNNNNNNNNNNNNNNNNNNNNNNNNNNNNNNNNNNNNNNNNNNNNNNNNNNNNNNNNNNNNNNNNNNNNNNNNNNNNNNNNNNNNNNNNNNNNNNNNNNNNNNNNNNNNNNNNNNNNNNNNNNNNNNNNNNNNNNNNNNNNNNNNNNNNNNNNNNNNNNNNNNNNNNNNNNNNNNNNNNNNNNNNNNNNNNNNNNNNNNNNNNNNNNNNNNNNNNNNNNNNNNNNNNNNNNNNNNNNNNNNNNNNNNNNNNNNNNNNNNNNNNAGCTGGGCCAGTCCCTCGCCAGCTGTGGAGATCTCTCTCCAGCACATACAGCTGGGCCAGTCCCTCGCCAGCTGTGGAGATCTCTCTCCAGCACATACAGCTGGGCCCAGCTGGGCCAGTCCCTCGCTAGCTGTGAAGGCCCTTCGGCTGCGGCCATCGTTCTCCATGACGGAGGACATTGCATCCAGTGGTGCAAATCCCTTTCCAAGATGGTGGAGCTCGTTTGAGACACCCCAGGCACCATCTTCCCTCCTATTCTGTGAGCCTGGGCGAGGGGCAGTCTGTTCCCACCTTCCCTTTGCTCCCCTCCCCGGCTCTAACCCGCGCCCCCTGCTTCTGCTTCTCAGGTTCGCACGCGGTCCGGGATGGCAGTTCCCCTGGAGCAGGCTCTGGCCGTGATGGTCTCGACCTTCCACAAGTACTCGGCGAAGCAAGGCGACAAATTCAAACTCAGCAAGGCCGAGCTTAAGGAGCTGCTGACCAAGGAGCTTCCGAGCTTCCAGAGCGTAAGTGCCACGGTGCAGGGAAAGACCGAAACGCTGAGACGTGTTGGGTGACGTCTCAAAGGGGGCGGGGGAATGCGACACCTGTCCACGAAGGGTGTCAATCAAGGAGCGGGGAGGAATTATTTACCAGTTACCAACCTGGTCTAAGGGTCAAGGCTCCATCTGCCTTGTGCTCTGGTCTCCAGGTGGAGAGGTGGGTTCGGATCCACTCTCCTCTGCGTAGAGGTCTATGGTTAAGCAGGAGGCCAGGCCAGATGGTCATAGCCCCGTCTGCCCTTAGCACGGCGCAGAGAAGAGTAGCTTGAACAGGAAGAGAAGCCACAAACGCCACGAAGGGCCATGCTATTGCCCTATTTCATGTGCAAGGTgcccagatactgtggtgatgggcgcCACGACAAAGCCCTCAGGGAGATCGACAGACAAGTGCAGCAGGAAGAAATTAAGAGAAGAAAGAGGTAGGGGGAATATTAGGGAAAAGATTCAAAATGATCACCATTTTTTGGTTGAACTAGTATTTATGGTGAAACCATCTTCAGAACCAGACAGCGTCACACAaatgtactgatttttttaaatttcttctttctttcccaaCTCTGATTGGTCAgtttaaacaatgttttttttttaattataaaaaggacttttttttaaattatcaaaatgttcatttttggaAAACCCTCCCCCGCCCAAAGAAATCCCCTTGATTTTGGAAATTAAAcaatttgcattttcaaaaattaccaaatttaaaaaaacaaaatttcaataataattaaaaaaaaagcgcCATGGGAAGACGTTCAATACCCAAAATCCACCTGTTTCAAGGATTAATCAAATTATGATGCTTTCCAAATTGCCACAAAGGTTGGTCTTTTCCTGCAATCAGAACTATTCAGTGAGATCTCCAGAAATGCTGGACACTTTCCCACGTGAAGAGCTGGGCCCCCTAATCTGCGTTTAACAAGGCCCCTGTTCCCACCGGTCACGTGTGGGAACAGAACCTGGGGACTTTCAGCTCATGCTCCCAGATTCAGACTAAGCCCATTAACCCAGAGGCAGTAGCAGACTCAACCTTCCAGATGTGgtgcagccactagagggggacaagtaccagagcggtagccgtgttagtctgaatctgtaaaaagcaacagagggtcctgtggcacctttaagactaacagaagtatggggagcataagctttcgtgggtaagaacctcacttcttcagatgcaagtaatggaaatttccagaggcaggtatgaatcagtctggagataacaaggttagttcaatcagggaggatgaggtgctctgctagcagttggctcttagagggggacaaagagccaAACGGGGTTAGCCCGGGTTATGTGAAGACGAGCACCCCAAGGTCTCCACCAGATCAGGGGCTCATTGTGCTGGTGCTGCCCAGACATGAGTGACGGTCCCAGAGCCAACGTGCTCCTAGTTTAACTAGACTACAATCAGTTCACGAGGGTGAATATTTTGGAAGGGCAATGAACCATGTGCTTCCGGGCTTACACGAGTAAATCTTAGCCTCTTGGGTGGACTGTCCTAGCTCGGCCAGCTGGGGGTTTCTTGCACCCTCCTCTGAAGCTGCTGGTGCCAGCCCGTGTCGGAGGCGGGATACCGGCTGGTCTGATCCAGGCTGCCATGCTCCTAGACAAGACGTACCCAGCTGCTGAACCACGCAAGCGagtggttgggggagggagggagggagccaggaTATTGGCCTGCTCCAGCATTGACCGGCTGAGCGTCCGACGTGCAGCCTGGTGGTGGCAGGGACCCCGCCTAGAAGCAGGCCGCTGAGCTAACCCGGCGTCTCTCCCCCGGCTTCTCACAGAAGCAAATGGACGACGCTGAATTTCAGAAGATCATGAGCGACCTGGATGTCAACAAGGACAACGAGGTGGATTTCCAGGAGTTTGCCTGCTTCTTAGCCTGCGTGGCCATGGGCTTCAACGACTTCTTCAAGGATCAGCGCCAGAAACAGCTGCGTAAGAAGTGACCCCAGATGCCAGCGGGGCCGGGATTCTTGTGCCTCAGCCCCCCGTGGCCCCCTTGTTTCCAGTGTAATCACCCGGGCTTTCAATAAAAGGCTTTCTAAAGATGCTTATGCCAGGGTGTGTCTCAGGAGCGAGATTTTCTGGGCTCATCTCCAGGGCTCTGTGATCCCAGAGTCTCATCTGAGCCTTTCAGAATCCAGCCGGtaatgaggggaggggggagcagtggCCTCCATAGAGAAGGTTCAGGTCTAACTTCCTGGCTAATTAGCCTTTTCAAATTACTCATCAATTCCCCCTGCCGATTCCTTTCGGCCTAGGATTCCCCAtgctgcgtcccagcccgggggtGATTGTTTTGGAAACTTTGAGCCTGATGATTCAAGCCGTTTCCGAGTGACGcaagcagaaaaggaaaaaaaaggaccCCACACGCTGGGCTCTGCATGCTCTGAGCAGAGCCTCGGCGCGCCTGTAACTCGAACCACATGGCCCAAGCTCGGGCCGACTCGGCTTGCAAAGCTCTTGGTGCGCGAGCTTTGGCGGCCCACGCGTGTGAAGGGCTGTGCAAGGCCAGCCTGGAGCGATAACCTCGAAttctcccagctgggctgcattCTCGGTGGCTCCTGAGACCCCGGCTAGCCGCATTGCCCTGCGGCTAAAGCCTCCCTGCACTGGTCAGTTCCCTGTAGGTTCTTGTGCCGCCCTCCCCCCGTAGGAGCTGAGCGCCTTCCCGCTGTGCATCCAGCCACGGGACGAACATTGGGAGGTCGCCTTCCACCGGTGAGCCGGGTCCTTTCGCTTCCACACGATCCGTCTTGAGAGAGCACGGGCAGCAGGCAGGCGACACGGGCCAGGCTTTGAGTTTCCTCGCTCACACCGAGCGTCGGTTAAAACACACATCGACCCCTCCTGGAGCCACGATTTAGAGCAGCAGGGGCCCCAGGCAGGCGGACACGAACCCACGGGGCAACCCTGCCCCTAAGGCAGGCGTCTGGGCTATGCTGAGAGGGTGAGGGGGTCAGGAAGCGAGGGACTGAAGTAGAGAGGCCCCTGGATCTGCCATTCCCAAGATGCTGAAACGCTGAGGGGGGACCCAAGGCCAGGGCTGTTCGCAGCAGGGAAGCAGCTGGAGGCTTGGAGAGGAGACGTCCCCTAAACCACCAGAGGGACTAGACCCCCCGGGAGAATCTCAGAGGCTGAAGAGGCCTGGAATtatagaaatgttgggctggaagggccctcgcgaggtcgtctagtccagtcccctgcactcagccaggactaagtattgtctagaacATCCCcaacaggggtttgtccaacctgctcctaaaaccctccagtgacagagattccacaacctcggTCAGTAATCAGTTCCAGTGCTTAACGACCCCGACAGGCTGTTTGCCCTAATGTCTGAtcgaaatctcccttgctgcaatttcaaCCCGTTACTTCTCGTCCTGACCCCAGGGGTtcaggagaacaatttatcaccctcctctttataacaaccttttacatgtCTGAAGACTGTTCtgttcccccctcagccttctcttctccacacgaaacaaacccaatttttcagcCTTTCCTTGTAGGCCGTGTTTTCTAGAcgctctcctctgggctttctccaatttgccccCCCGTCCCCGAAGCGCAGTGTTCAGAACTGGACACTGCTCCAGGTGAGGCCCGATCAGCGCGAAGAAGAGCGAAAGAATTACGTCCTACGTCTCGCTTATAACACTTCAGCTGGTCCATCCCGGAATGGCGCTCACTTGCTTTGCAGCAGTATCACATGGACTCATAGCCTGTGACCccctataactcccagatccgtTTCTGCAGTACCCCGGCCTTGGCAgtccatttcccattttgtatttgggcAACTGATTATTCTGGGAATCAAATCTGGGGTCGGTCTGAATTCCTGCCCCGTAACGTTTCCAGGGAGCAATCTTGCATGGTACCTCCTGGCACATGGAGCAGCTGAGCTCACGTGGCTGGGTCTGTGCTCAGGTGTGTGGGTG
Proteins encoded in this region:
- the LOC117888866 gene encoding protein S100-A4-like; this translates as MAVPLEQALAVMVSTFHKYSAKQGDKFKLSKAELKELLTKELPSFQSKQMDDAEFQKIMSDLDVNKDNEVDFQEFACFLACVAMGFNDFFKDQRQKQLRKK